One part of the Populus alba chromosome 18, ASM523922v2, whole genome shotgun sequence genome encodes these proteins:
- the LOC118059405 gene encoding uncharacterized protein yields the protein MGWIAENVESITSMKIRDTLSQLITLGMIVSMALIIWKALMCLTGSESPVVVVLSGSMEPAFKRGDILFLHMSEAPFRAGEIVVYNVEGEPIPIVHRVVEVHEQENTGKVDILTKGDANDVDDRGLYAYGQYWLKPQQIMGRAVGFMPYAGWVTIMMTEKPIIKYVLIGALGLLVITSKD from the exons ATGGGGTGGATAGCAGAGAACGTAGAGTCAATCACATCCATGAAGATCAGAGACACTCTCTCTCAATTGATCACTCttg ggATGATAGTGTCGATGGCTTTAATAATATGGAAAGCCTTGATGTGTTTAACTGGTAGCGAATctcctgttgttgttgttctttctGGTAGCATGGAACCTGCTTTCAAACGA GGAGACATTTTGTTCTTGCATATGAGCGAGGCCCCATTTCGAGCGGGAGAGATTGTTGTGTATAATGTAGAA GGAGAGCCAATTCCAATTGTCCATCGAGTAGTTGAG GTTCATGAACAGGAAAATACTGGAAAGGTTGATATCCTTACTAAAG GAGATGCTAATGATGTGGATGACAGGGGTTTGTATGCTTATGGTCAGTATTGGTTGAAGCCACAACAAATTATGGGGAGAGCTGTTGG GTTCATGCCTTACGCTGGTTGGGTTACAATCATGATGACTGAGAAACCTATTATCAAG TACGTGCTTATAGGCGCCCTAGGTCTGCTGGTTATAACCTCCAAGGATTAA